One segment of Aulosira sp. FACHB-615 DNA contains the following:
- a CDS encoding DUF565 domain-containing protein, producing MQNTRINNLLDAIASSLSQIFRNPWRRLSLLIISFLFGFFLGTAISTIAGQKAELDIFVAAFLVMLTEVTSRIFYSRGLFSRRALWVDSLNTLKVGFTYSLFVEAFKLGS from the coding sequence ATGCAAAATACACGAATTAATAATTTACTAGATGCTATTGCTAGTAGTCTCAGCCAAATATTTCGGAATCCTTGGCGTAGATTGTCGCTACTAATTATTAGTTTTTTGTTTGGCTTTTTTCTAGGAACAGCTATTTCGACAATAGCAGGACAAAAAGCAGAATTAGATATTTTTGTTGCAGCGTTTCTAGTGATGTTAACCGAGGTTACTAGCCGAATATTTTACAGTCGGGGCTTGTTTAGCAGAAGGGCGCTTTGGGTAGATTCTCTAAATACTCTCAAGGTGGGTTTTACCTACAGTTTGTTTGTCGAAGCCTTCAAGTTAGGCTCATAG
- a CDS encoding glycosyltransferase family 39 protein, with amino-acid sequence MRMKLSNFHIVDQWFNKVAQRPSLVVTLSVLWLMLIGWIGYGWNLGNVGLVDETEPLFAEASRQMFVTGDWITPFFNGVTRFDKPALIYWCQALAYSIIGVNEWAVRLPSAIAAIAVISLAFYTVQWHLAKQDAAEQIQRPTRRYVTAAIAAAVMALNPEMIVWGRTGVSDMLLTGCIASALLCFFLGYASKTGSRESGVGSGGEVTPLPTSHSLLPNKWYLACYVLIAGAILTKGPVGIVLPGIVILAFLLYLGKFREVMREMRAFVGVLIIFALAVPWYALVIWHNGWNYINSFFGYHNIDRFTEVVNGHSAPWYFYFLVVLLGFAPYSVYLPAAFVRLKFWQRSQWQSQERSQQLGLFAVVWFLGVFGFFTIAVTKLPSYVLPLMPAAAILIALLWSDCFPTTSASSSRTPQKLFWFSGWANVVLFSALSVAMFQITQLLGTDQAAPNFRQTLENSGVTELGGYIWLLTAISVAFLIITRRWQGIIGVNLLGFVAFLIVVLMPAMFLMDQERQMPLREISAVLSQVKQPNEEIVMVGFKKPSVVFYSHQQVNFIKLTSEAVVYIKNQINTPPKSHSLLVLAEHRNLVRIDLQPDDYENLASKGAYQLIRISFKKMQPQKQDISIVPEQKSHRIIQET; translated from the coding sequence ATGAGGATGAAATTGAGTAATTTCCACATTGTTGACCAATGGTTCAACAAGGTAGCACAGCGTCCATCTCTAGTAGTGACTTTATCGGTTTTGTGGTTGATGCTGATTGGTTGGATCGGCTATGGGTGGAATTTAGGCAATGTGGGCTTAGTGGATGAAACAGAACCACTGTTTGCGGAAGCATCCCGACAAATGTTTGTCACTGGTGATTGGATTACACCTTTTTTTAATGGTGTGACTCGGTTTGATAAACCTGCTTTAATTTACTGGTGTCAGGCACTTGCCTACTCAATCATAGGTGTCAATGAATGGGCGGTGCGCCTCCCCTCGGCGATCGCCGCAATTGCGGTTATTAGTTTGGCTTTTTATACTGTACAGTGGCATCTGGCAAAGCAAGATGCAGCCGAACAGATTCAGCGTCCTACCCGTCGTTACGTCACTGCCGCGATCGCAGCAGCTGTCATGGCACTCAATCCTGAGATGATTGTCTGGGGTAGAACAGGTGTCTCAGATATGTTACTAACTGGCTGCATAGCTTCCGCTTTGTTATGTTTCTTTCTGGGCTATGCAAGTAAAACTGGGAGTCGGGAATCGGGAGTCGGGAGTGGAGGAGAAGTTACACCACTCCCTACTTCCCACTCCCTACTCCCTAATAAATGGTATTTAGCTTGTTATGTTCTCATTGCTGGAGCAATCTTAACTAAAGGCCCGGTGGGTATCGTCTTACCGGGGATCGTAATTTTGGCTTTTTTGCTGTACTTGGGCAAGTTCCGCGAAGTTATGCGCGAAATGCGGGCGTTTGTAGGGGTGCTAATTATCTTTGCTTTAGCAGTTCCTTGGTATGCCTTGGTAATTTGGCACAATGGCTGGAATTATATTAATTCGTTTTTTGGCTACCACAACATCGACCGTTTTACAGAAGTAGTCAATGGTCATTCAGCCCCTTGGTATTTTTATTTTTTGGTAGTGTTGTTAGGTTTTGCACCATATTCTGTGTATTTACCCGCAGCCTTTGTCCGACTCAAATTTTGGCAGCGATCGCAATGGCAAAGCCAAGAACGCTCTCAACAATTAGGTTTATTTGCTGTGGTTTGGTTTTTGGGCGTGTTTGGTTTTTTCACAATTGCTGTTACCAAACTACCTAGTTATGTTTTACCCCTGATGCCAGCAGCTGCGATTTTAATCGCTTTATTATGGAGTGATTGCTTCCCCACAACATCTGCTTCTAGTTCTCGCACTCCGCAGAAATTATTCTGGTTCAGTGGCTGGGCAAATGTTGTGTTGTTTTCAGCCTTATCTGTGGCGATGTTTCAAATCACCCAGTTACTAGGTACTGATCAAGCCGCGCCTAACTTTCGTCAGACCTTGGAAAATTCTGGGGTTACAGAACTAGGGGGTTATATTTGGTTATTAACTGCCATCAGTGTGGCATTTTTAATAATTACTCGACGTTGGCAAGGAATTATTGGTGTAAATTTGTTGGGGTTTGTGGCATTTTTGATTGTGGTTTTGATGCCTGCAATGTTTTTGATGGATCAAGAACGACAAATGCCTTTAAGAGAAATTTCTGCTGTTTTGTCTCAGGTAAAACAACCAAACGAAGAAATCGTCATGGTTGGCTTTAAAAAACCCAGTGTTGTTTTCTACAGTCATCAACAAGTTAACTTTATCAAATTGACTAGCGAGGCTGTGGTTTATATTAAAAATCAAATTAATACGCCTCCTAAATCACATTCATTATTGGTTTTAGCAGAACACAGAAACCTTGTCAGAATTGATTTACAGCCTGATGATTATGAAAATTTGGCTTCTAAAGGTGCTTATCAAT
- a CDS encoding PAS domain S-box protein — MVRQHRYHQFPAREIFSKRELLPFLVGIVVSIAVFVLWQRLVVEEQYHIQQMVQQQAIAIKTELTAQVNMRILALERMGKHWQLHEALDRQNWRTEAAAYIQDFGGYQTLGWIDPLLRLQWTVPEVSHQVTKTLITSPTPQIRIALETARNSRQTIFTPTFELFEDKPGFFAYLPLWIGEQFDGLIVGIFQVQSLIDAILHLPQGYQIQIFENSKLIYGQNFLPTQLLDWQKTVNLDLYGINWQLIVYPSLELLTNLRSPLPLVVLVSGLIIAGTLTLLIYFAQSSERRNQHIASINQELANRICEQKKTEIALRASENHLRELLETVKVIPWEFDIKTWRFTYVGPQVEALLNYPIEEWYQENFWLNHLHPHDREQAMGIYQETVAKGENREFEYRMLTANGRVVWLRNIVNVVKNIGTPVILRGFMFEITDLKLVEETLRLRERALAAASDGITIADARLPNQPIIYVNPAFEMITGYSATEIIGYNCAFLPGTDPQQPAIQQLQASMKTGKSCQVLLRNYRQDGSLFWNELSISPIHDETGRLTHFIGIHTDISDRKQAELNLQRQALIFENMYDGVIITDLTGKIIDWNGAAEWMFGYSKAEILGKTTSILYTPAAFAKVIPQILPDIHQHGRWSGEIEFIRKDGSQGICETTVIFLQDEQGEPIAIVSFNHDITERVLAQQALQRQLHQTLLLKQITQQIRQSLDSKAIFATAAVQIGQAFQVERCLIHAYISEPTPNIPLVAEYNNFPTYTCQETVEIAVIGNPHTEQMMREDKAIASDDVYADPLLQTAQAMCRAMDLKSMLAVRTSYQGEPNGAIGLHQCSYFRQWTTAEIELLEAVAAQVGIALAQAHLLEQETRQRQELSLKNSALEQAKRQAEAANRAKSEFLAMMSHEIRTPMNAVIGMTELLLDTDLNPQQRDFVETVHTSGDALLTIINDILDFSKIESGRLELEEKPFDLKACVEQVIDILAPKAAQKQIELIYLIHPQVPTQIIGDITRLRQVLMNLLNNAIKFTQQGEVVLSVYANHIETQNQETSCSILFSIQDTGIGISPEKMARLFQPFTQADPSMTRLYGGTGLGLVISQRLSEMMNGSLWVESRGCIGGHPDSGWQSNKPVSATSFDDGSTFYFTITSKIITDDASREITTALTPLAGKRLLIVDAHPTNSKILSLQVQFWQMQTYIAESGEAALSLLSQGTQFDVAILDLPIPNIDGLQLAQTIRQQPGGENLPLILLTALGSPEISPEFDDLGLVVCLTKPIKQSQLHYILTHTCGDRLLTSDTAPSQSCRCDALAKKVPLKILVAEDSLVNQKVAILMLQKMGYQADVVADGREVIQALQHQPYDVVLMDIHMPEMDGLETSKIISQQWAASVRPYIIAITANAMRGDREACLAAGMNDYISKPIQMAELVQALSKCQPSALIKAPKQIQNFSPRQPKTPNLVISAIDHKVLQSLRQMLAGDQAALQELLHCYFSEAPKLIQEIQASVVAEDAETLWKTAHKLKSSSASVGATNLSKLCKQLEAKGRSHDFSGCADILSQLQQEYEQVKTELQLELEAGS, encoded by the coding sequence GTGGTTAGGCAGCACAGATATCATCAATTTCCAGCAAGAGAAATTTTCAGCAAACGAGAGTTGCTGCCATTCCTAGTGGGGATTGTTGTATCAATTGCAGTATTTGTGCTTTGGCAGAGGCTAGTGGTTGAAGAGCAATACCATATTCAGCAGATGGTTCAACAACAAGCGATCGCCATTAAAACCGAATTAACTGCCCAAGTAAATATGCGGATTTTAGCACTAGAGCGCATGGGAAAACACTGGCAACTGCATGAGGCTTTAGATCGGCAAAATTGGCGAACCGAAGCAGCAGCTTACATACAAGACTTCGGTGGCTACCAAACCTTGGGATGGATTGATCCATTATTGCGTCTGCAATGGACTGTACCCGAAGTCAGCCATCAAGTTACCAAGACTTTAATAACCAGCCCAACACCTCAAATCCGCATAGCACTAGAAACAGCACGCAACAGCCGCCAAACAATTTTTACACCGACATTTGAGCTTTTTGAAGACAAGCCAGGATTTTTTGCATATTTACCCTTGTGGATTGGGGAGCAGTTTGATGGCTTGATTGTGGGGATTTTTCAAGTGCAATCGTTAATAGATGCAATATTGCATTTACCCCAAGGTTATCAAATTCAAATCTTCGAGAATAGCAAGTTAATTTACGGACAGAATTTTTTACCAACACAGCTATTAGATTGGCAAAAAACAGTTAATTTGGACTTATATGGAATCAACTGGCAACTGATAGTTTATCCTTCTTTAGAATTATTAACTAACTTGCGATCGCCACTGCCATTAGTTGTCTTAGTTTCTGGGCTAATCATTGCTGGCACATTAACATTATTGATTTATTTTGCTCAGAGTAGTGAACGACGCAATCAGCACATAGCCAGCATCAATCAAGAACTAGCCAACCGCATTTGTGAGCAGAAAAAAACCGAAATTGCCTTACGCGCCAGTGAAAACCACCTCAGAGAATTGCTGGAAACAGTCAAAGTTATTCCTTGGGAATTTGATATCAAAACTTGGCGATTTACCTATGTAGGGCCACAGGTAGAAGCTTTATTGAATTATCCCATAGAAGAATGGTACCAAGAAAATTTTTGGCTAAATCATTTGCATCCCCATGACCGGGAACAAGCGATGGGAATTTATCAAGAAACTGTAGCTAAGGGAGAAAATCGGGAATTTGAATACCGAATGTTAACCGCCAATGGGCGAGTTGTGTGGTTGCGAAATATTGTGAATGTGGTCAAGAACATTGGAACCCCCGTGATACTTAGGGGGTTTATGTTTGAGATTACCGATTTAAAGCTTGTAGAAGAAACCTTAAGATTACGGGAACGTGCTTTAGCGGCGGCCAGTGATGGGATTACAATTGCAGATGCGAGACTGCCCAATCAACCAATTATCTACGTCAACCCGGCCTTTGAAATGATCACAGGCTATAGTGCGACAGAAATTATTGGCTATAACTGTGCCTTTTTGCCTGGTACAGACCCCCAACAGCCAGCCATTCAACAACTGCAAGCATCGATGAAAACAGGTAAGAGTTGCCAAGTCTTGTTACGGAACTACCGCCAAGATGGCAGCTTATTTTGGAATGAATTGAGTATTTCCCCAATTCACGATGAGACTGGTAGGCTAACTCATTTTATTGGGATTCACACCGACATTAGCGATCGCAAACAAGCCGAATTAAACCTACAGCGCCAAGCCCTGATCTTTGAGAACATGTACGATGGCGTAATCATCACCGATTTAACAGGCAAAATTATCGACTGGAACGGTGCAGCTGAGTGGATGTTTGGCTATAGCAAAGCGGAAATTTTAGGCAAAACCACCAGTATTTTGTATACACCAGCCGCCTTTGCCAAAGTCATACCCCAGATTTTGCCAGATATTCACCAACATGGCCGTTGGTCTGGAGAAATTGAATTTATCCGCAAAGATGGCAGTCAAGGCATTTGTGAAACTACAGTTATTTTCTTACAAGATGAGCAAGGCGAACCCATTGCCATTGTGAGTTTTAACCATGACATCACCGAACGAGTATTAGCCCAACAAGCCTTGCAACGACAATTGCATCAAACACTGCTATTAAAACAAATCACCCAACAAATCCGCCAAAGCCTCGATAGTAAAGCCATCTTTGCCACCGCCGCCGTGCAGATTGGCCAAGCATTTCAAGTGGAACGTTGCCTAATTCACGCTTATATAAGTGAACCTACACCAAATATTCCCTTGGTTGCAGAGTATAATAATTTTCCCACCTACACTTGTCAGGAAACAGTGGAAATTGCTGTCATTGGTAATCCTCATACTGAACAGATGATGCGAGAGGATAAAGCGATCGCTTCTGATGATGTGTACGCTGATCCTTTACTCCAAACTGCCCAAGCAATGTGTCGAGCAATGGACTTAAAGTCTATGTTAGCAGTCCGCACATCATATCAAGGAGAACCCAATGGTGCGATCGGCTTACATCAGTGCAGCTATTTTCGCCAATGGACAACCGCAGAAATTGAATTACTAGAAGCCGTCGCCGCCCAAGTCGGCATTGCCCTCGCCCAAGCCCATTTATTAGAACAAGAAACCCGCCAACGCCAAGAACTCTCCCTGAAAAACTCTGCTCTAGAACAAGCAAAACGTCAAGCCGAAGCCGCCAACCGAGCCAAAAGTGAATTCCTGGCCATGATGAGTCATGAAATTCGCACCCCCATGAATGCAGTCATTGGGATGACAGAACTGTTATTAGATACAGACTTAAATCCCCAACAACGCGACTTTGTTGAAACAGTGCATACCAGTGGAGACGCGTTACTCACCATCATCAACGATATTCTTGACTTCTCCAAAATTGAATCCGGCAGACTAGAACTCGAAGAAAAACCCTTTGACTTAAAAGCTTGTGTAGAACAAGTCATTGACATTCTCGCGCCCAAAGCCGCCCAAAAACAAATCGAGCTAATTTATCTCATCCATCCCCAGGTTCCCACACAAATCATTGGCGACATTACCCGCTTACGCCAAGTTTTAATGAACTTGCTCAACAATGCCATTAAATTTACCCAACAAGGAGAAGTTGTACTTTCTGTCTACGCCAACCACATAGAAACTCAAAATCAAGAAACTAGCTGCTCAATTCTCTTTAGCATCCAAGATACAGGTATTGGGATCAGCCCGGAGAAAATGGCAAGGCTGTTTCAACCCTTCACCCAGGCTGACCCCTCAATGACGAGACTTTATGGCGGTACAGGGCTGGGACTGGTGATTAGCCAGCGCCTAAGTGAGATGATGAATGGTAGTTTGTGGGTGGAGAGTCGTGGTTGTATTGGTGGTCATCCCGATTCTGGATGGCAGAGTAACAAGCCTGTTTCTGCGACTTCCTTTGATGATGGTTCTACCTTCTACTTCACCATTACCAGCAAAATTATTACCGATGACGCATCACGAGAAATCACAACAGCCTTGACTCCTTTGGCTGGTAAGCGGCTGTTAATTGTAGATGCTCATCCTACCAACAGTAAAATCCTCAGCTTGCAAGTGCAGTTTTGGCAAATGCAAACATATATTGCCGAATCCGGTGAGGCTGCTTTAAGTTTGCTGTCCCAGGGAACTCAGTTTGATGTTGCCATTCTGGATCTACCCATACCCAATATTGACGGGCTTCAATTAGCACAAACAATTCGGCAACAGCCTGGGGGAGAAAATCTGCCCTTAATATTATTAACTGCTTTAGGCTCACCAGAAATTAGTCCAGAATTTGATGATCTGGGGTTAGTAGTGTGTTTGACTAAACCAATCAAACAATCCCAACTCCACTACATTTTGACTCATACTTGTGGCGATCGCTTGCTAACATCTGATACTGCACCTTCTCAGAGTTGCAGGTGTGATGCTTTAGCAAAAAAAGTCCCTCTCAAGATTTTAGTTGCGGAAGATAGCTTGGTAAACCAGAAAGTAGCAATATTGATGTTGCAAAAAATGGGCTACCAAGCAGATGTGGTAGCAGATGGGCGCGAAGTGATTCAAGCCTTACAACATCAACCCTATGATGTAGTGTTGATGGATATTCACATGCCAGAAATGGATGGACTAGAAACCAGTAAAATTATTTCTCAGCAATGGGCAGCGAGTGTTCGTCCTTATATTATTGCAATCACAGCCAACGCGATGCGCGGCGATCGCGAAGCTTGTTTGGCGGCGGGAATGAATGATTACATCAGCAAGCCCATACAAATGGCAGAGTTAGTCCAAGCCCTGAGTAAATGTCAGCCGAGCGCGTTGATCAAAGCACCAAAACAAATCCAAAATTTCAGCCCCCGCCAACCCAAAACACCAAATTTAGTAATATCTGCAATTGATCACAAAGTTTTACAGTCTTTGCGTCAGATGTTAGCAGGAGATCAGGCGGCATTACAGGAACTTCTGCACTGTTATTTTTCCGAAGCCCCCAAACTCATCCAAGAAATTCAAGCATCTGTAGTAGCTGAAGATGCCGAAACTTTGTGGAAAACTGCTCACAAACTCAAGTCTAGTAGTGCTTCTGTGGGCGCAACTAATCTTAGCAAACTGTGTAAGCAGTTAGAGGCTAAAGGCAGAAGTCATGATTTTTCAGGATGTGCAGACATCTTGTCACAACTTCAGCAAGAGTATGAGCAAGTCAAAACAGAATTGCAATTAGAACTGGAGGCGGGATCGTGA
- a CDS encoding diguanylate cyclase domain-containing protein — protein MTTIFQKNQSLVLIVDDEPFIRTQLRLALEREGYQIAEARDGVEALILFEQLQPQIVLLDAIMPGMDGFECCLRLQSFEPGKHTPVLMITGLEDQESVDHAFDAGAIDYVTKPIHWPVLRQRVKRLIKQSQLQQQLEAANQELQRLVTIDGLTQVASRRKFEEYFSQEWQRMAREQLPLSLILCDVDYFKSYNDTYGHRAGDRCLQKVAQAIKESVKRPADLVARYGGEEFAVILPKTEMQGAAILADKICSVVRQLAIPHCNSQVSAYVTISAGVAEDIPQPGSDFQDIISAADRALYQAKIEGRDRFRQSTKQVSANFSLPRWGA, from the coding sequence GTGACAACCATCTTTCAAAAAAACCAATCTCTAGTTTTGATTGTTGACGATGAACCGTTTATCCGTACCCAACTACGACTAGCTTTAGAGCGAGAAGGCTATCAAATCGCCGAAGCCCGTGATGGTGTAGAAGCATTAATCTTGTTTGAGCAACTGCAACCCCAAATAGTATTACTAGATGCCATTATGCCCGGTATGGACGGATTTGAGTGTTGTCTGCGGTTGCAATCTTTCGAGCCAGGCAAGCATACACCAGTATTAATGATTACGGGGTTGGAAGATCAAGAATCAGTTGATCATGCCTTTGATGCAGGTGCAATTGATTATGTGACTAAACCAATTCACTGGCCTGTGTTGCGCCAACGAGTCAAACGCTTGATTAAACAATCTCAGCTACAACAACAACTCGAAGCCGCTAACCAAGAATTACAAAGACTAGTCACAATTGACGGTTTAACTCAAGTTGCCAGTCGGAGAAAGTTTGAAGAATATTTTTCCCAAGAGTGGCAGCGAATGGCGCGGGAGCAATTACCGTTATCTTTGATTTTATGTGATGTGGATTACTTTAAATCTTACAACGATACCTATGGACATCGGGCAGGCGATCGCTGTCTACAAAAAGTAGCACAAGCTATCAAAGAAAGTGTGAAACGCCCCGCCGATTTAGTCGCTCGTTATGGTGGGGAAGAATTTGCTGTGATTCTACCCAAAACCGAGATGCAGGGAGCCGCAATTTTGGCAGACAAAATTTGCTCCGTGGTGCGGCAGTTGGCAATTCCCCATTGCAATTCCCAAGTTAGTGCTTATGTAACCATTAGTGCTGGTGTCGCCGAGGATATCCCTCAACCTGGTTCTGACTTTCAAGATATAATTTCTGCCGCCGATCGCGCTTTATATCAGGCCAAAATCGAAGGACGCGATCGCTTTCGCCAGTCTACCAAGCAAGTATCTGCTAATTTTTCGCTGCCTCGTTGGGGTGCATGA
- a CDS encoding glycerate kinase, with the protein MYSWLGEIIAEEVSESTWQQAKAAALADISRAKAFGITSANVDVMIQARSQLLKSVLPDFRQFYQTNLRADYEAMLAVLWDLWLPLGMKLAAHRQSLNRPLIQGILGVQGTGKTTMCQVLSLILQQLGYRSLSWSLDDLYKTYSDRLILLQQDPRLIWRGPPGTHDVDLGLNVLEQIRQGETSVTVPRFDKSLYAGAGDRTTAEIVTNIDIVLFEGWFVGVRPIDPKAFEITPPPIITDADKAFARDMNQQLSNYLPLWDCLDSLILLYPTDYRSSLEWRKQAEQQMVAAGKSGMSDSQIEEFVNYFWRSLHPELFLKPMLRSPSVADVVIEICPDRTFGAVYQTEC; encoded by the coding sequence ATGTATTCTTGGTTGGGGGAGATTATAGCAGAGGAGGTCTCAGAATCAACTTGGCAGCAAGCAAAAGCCGCAGCACTAGCTGATATTTCAAGGGCGAAAGCATTTGGGATCACATCAGCAAATGTGGATGTGATGATCCAAGCCCGATCGCAGTTACTCAAATCTGTACTGCCAGATTTTCGGCAATTTTACCAAACTAACTTGCGTGCCGACTATGAAGCCATGTTAGCGGTGTTGTGGGATTTATGGCTACCTCTGGGAATGAAATTAGCCGCACACCGTCAAAGCCTCAACCGTCCTTTGATTCAAGGAATTTTAGGAGTCCAAGGTACAGGCAAAACTACTATGTGCCAAGTTTTATCCTTGATTCTCCAGCAGTTGGGATACCGCAGTTTAAGTTGGTCGTTAGATGACTTATATAAAACTTATAGCGATCGCCTAATTTTATTACAGCAAGACCCCCGCTTGATTTGGCGGGGGCCTCCAGGAACCCATGATGTAGATTTGGGTTTAAATGTTTTAGAACAAATTCGTCAAGGCGAAACTTCTGTTACGGTTCCCCGGTTTGATAAATCCCTTTATGCTGGTGCAGGCGATCGCACCACTGCCGAAATTGTTACCAATATAGATATCGTATTATTTGAAGGTTGGTTTGTTGGTGTCCGACCTATCGACCCCAAAGCCTTTGAAATTACGCCACCACCAATAATTACCGATGCAGACAAAGCATTTGCTCGTGACATGAATCAGCAACTGAGCAATTATCTGCCATTGTGGGATTGCTTAGATAGCTTGATTTTGTTGTATCCTACCGATTATCGCAGTTCCTTAGAATGGCGCAAACAAGCAGAACAACAGATGGTAGCGGCTGGTAAATCGGGAATGAGTGACTCACAAATTGAAGAATTTGTCAACTATTTTTGGCGATCGCTCCATCCAGAATTATTCCTCAAACCGATGCTGCGATCGCCTTCAGTTGCTGATGTGGTAATTGAAATTTGTCCAGATCGGACTTTTGGTGCAGTTTACCAAACTGAGTGCTGA